A portion of the Armatimonadota bacterium genome contains these proteins:
- a CDS encoding SIS domain-containing protein translates to MSQVARYHQIVTELLARVVEEEGESIRKAAETLAGALATDHLLFVFGTGGHSYIAAEEMSCRAGGLAAVYPILDPGISVAFGARRSSAVERTPGYARAVLGTYPITPEDVLIIINAYGINSCTIDAALWARERDIKTVGITSPSFSKNVPPDHPARHPSRKNLFEVVDCLIDNKMPARDAVLEFPGMQAWVAPVSTILNAFVVQTMVAETVKTLLDRGVAPAVWTSANIPGGDIANRELFEKYAPRIRWL, encoded by the coding sequence ATGAGCCAGGTTGCGAGGTACCACCAGATAGTGACCGAGCTCCTAGCCCGGGTGGTCGAGGAGGAGGGCGAGAGCATCAGGAAGGCGGCAGAGACGCTGGCCGGAGCCCTGGCCACAGACCACCTCTTGTTTGTGTTCGGCACCGGCGGCCACTCCTACATCGCCGCGGAGGAGATGAGCTGTAGGGCAGGCGGACTGGCGGCCGTCTACCCGATACTCGACCCGGGTATATCGGTCGCCTTCGGCGCCAGGCGCTCCAGCGCGGTGGAGAGGACGCCGGGCTATGCTCGTGCGGTCCTCGGGACTTATCCCATCACCCCGGAAGACGTTTTGATCATCATAAACGCCTACGGGATCAACTCCTGCACAATAGACGCGGCGCTGTGGGCGCGTGAACGGGATATCAAGACCGTCGGGATCACCTCGCCGTCGTTCTCGAAGAACGTACCGCCGGACCATCCGGCGCGCCATCCTTCGCGGAAGAATCTCTTTGAGGTAGTTGACTGCCTGATCGACAACAAGATGCCCGCGCGCGACGCAGTCCTGGAGTTTCCGGGCATGCAGGCGTGGGTTGCTCCGGTCTCCACGATACTGAACGCCTTCGTCGTCCAGACCATGGTCGCAGAGACCGTCAAGACCCTTCTGGATCGCGGGGTGGCCCCGGCCGTATGGACCAGCGCCAACATTCCGGGCGGCGACATAGCCAACAGGGAGCTCTTCGAGAAGTACGCGCCGCGAATAAGGTGGCTGTAG
- a CDS encoding carbohydrate ABC transporter permease encodes MRTVKTIGRYLSVAAVLAVVMLPMYWVVICSFKTVPELTSPTPTFWPKTFTLEHYTRLFEQVPFARYFLNSVYVALAATGITLVLASLAAYSVYRCRYRGRELLYRTFISIYIFPRVLLIIPLYVAFTGLGIIDTLLALVIVNVTIVAPFSVWMLRAFFVGVPLELEDAALVDGASRLQVLVRVFLPLSAPGLAALALNSFLMCWTEYLFAVAFLISDTNKTLPVGMAHFLQQYFIDWGLLMSSSVIIAIPPILLFGLAGRWFIKGLTAGAIK; translated from the coding sequence ATGAGGACGGTGAAGACCATCGGGCGGTACCTCTCGGTGGCCGCGGTCCTTGCGGTCGTCATGCTACCCATGTACTGGGTCGTCATCTGCTCGTTCAAGACCGTGCCCGAGCTGACGAGCCCCACTCCGACCTTCTGGCCCAAGACCTTCACGCTCGAACACTACACGCGGCTGTTCGAACAGGTGCCGTTCGCCAGGTACTTCCTGAACAGCGTCTATGTCGCGCTGGCTGCAACCGGCATCACGCTGGTCCTAGCCAGTCTGGCCGCCTACAGCGTCTACAGGTGCCGCTACCGCGGCCGGGAACTCCTTTACCGCACGTTCATCTCGATCTACATCTTCCCGCGAGTCCTGCTGATCATCCCGCTGTACGTGGCGTTCACCGGACTCGGCATCATAGACACGCTCCTCGCGCTCGTCATCGTCAACGTCACGATCGTGGCGCCCTTCAGCGTCTGGATGCTGCGGGCCTTCTTCGTAGGCGTGCCGCTGGAGCTGGAGGACGCGGCGCTCGTGGACGGCGCATCCCGGCTGCAGGTGCTGGTCCGGGTCTTCCTGCCGCTAAGCGCCCCGGGGCTGGCCGCCCTGGCCCTGAACTCGTTCCTGATGTGTTGGACCGAGTACCTGTTCGCGGTGGCCTTTCTCATTAGTGACACGAACAAGACGCTGCCGGTAGGTATGGCTCACTTCTTGCAGCAGTACTTCATAGACTGGGGACTGTTGATGTCCAGCTCGGTCATCATCGCAATCCCACCGATCCTTCTCTTCGGGCTGGCGGGCCGCTGGTTCATCAAGGGCCTGACGGCGGGAGCCATCAAATAG